From the Toxotes jaculatrix isolate fToxJac2 chromosome 15, fToxJac2.pri, whole genome shotgun sequence genome, one window contains:
- the LOC121194016 gene encoding glucose-6-phosphatase 2-like isoform X3, whose product MDIVYSSGVRVIQHLQNNYREYHNFLNFMSTVGDPRNIFSVYFPLWFHLSHNVGTKMIWVAVIGDWFNLIFKWILFGQRPYWWVQETHFYHNDSFPHLEQFHITCETGPGSPSGHAMGSSCVWYVMITSALNFTRPSSSATSKYVYPLRFCFLRSGLWMAFWVIQISVCISRVFIATHFPHQVILGLLAGMLVAEVFDHIPSVYNASLKVYLQTNAFLFSFAICFYLLLKLMDIDLLWSVTKAKKWCANPEWIHLDTTPFAGLVRNLGALFGLGLAVNSEMFIQSCKGKNGYKTRFKLMCVTATLTCLQLYDFIKMPTHTEVLFYILSFCKSALVPLGVVAIIPYCVHLLIGDEDRKLA is encoded by the exons ATGGATATTGTCTACAGCAGCGGGGTGCGGGTTATACAGCACCTGCAGAACAACTACAGGGAATATCACAACTTCCTCAACTTCATGTCAACTGTGGGCGACCCTCgtaatattttctctgtttatttcccCCTCTGGTTCCATCTCAGCCACAATGTGGGCACCAAGATGATATGGGTGGCCGTTATTGGAGACTGGTTCAATCTAATTTTCAAATG GATTCTGTTTGGTCAGCGACCTTACTGGTGGGTCCAAGAAACTCACTTCTACCACAACGATTCTTTCCCACATTTGGAGCAATTTCACATCACATGTGAAACAGGGCCAG GTAGTCCATCTGGTCATGCCATGGGTTCATCTTGTGTGTGGTATGTGATGATCACCTCGGCTCTGAACTTTACCAGGCCTTCCTCCAGTGCCACATC TAAATACGTCTATCctctcaggttttgttttctgaggTCCGGTCTGTGGATGGCTTTTTGGGTCATTCAGATAAGCGTCTGCATCTCCAGGGTTTTCATTGCAACACATTTCCCACATCAGGTTATCCTTGGTCTTTTAGCAG GTATGCTGGTAGCTGAAGTGTTTGATCACATCCCCTCAGTCTACAATGCAAGTTTGAAAGTGTACCTCCAGACCAacgcttttcttttctcttttgctaTTTGCTTTTATCTGCTCCTCAAACTGATGGACATTGACCTTCTGTGGTCAGTTACTAAAGCCAAGAAGTGGTGTGCTAACCCAGAGTGGATCCATCTCGACACCACCCCTTTTGCTGGTCTTGTGAGAAACCTCGGAGCCTTGTTTGGTCTGGGCTTGGCAGTGAACTCTGAGATGTTCATTCAGAGCTGTAAGGGGAAGAATGGCTACAAAACCAGATTTAAACTCATGTGTGTGACGGCAACTCTCACGTGTCTGCAGCTGTACGATTTCATCAAAATGCCCACTCACACTGAGGTTCTGTTTTACATCCTGTCGTTTTGTAAGAGTGCTTTAGTACCTCTTGGTGTGGTTGCCATTATTCCTTACTGTGTTCATTTGCTGATTGGAGACGAGGACAGGAAGCTAGCTTAG